In Nocardioides bizhenqiangii, the DNA window GCCGTCGTACCCGTCGTGCTGATCGAGCGGATGAGGGACGAGCTCGCGATCGACCACGTCGTCACCGCCTTCGGGATGACCGAGGCCGTGGTCGTCACCATGTGCCGCGACGGCGACTCCGCGGAGACGGTCGCGACGACCTGCGGCCGCGCGATCCCCGGCATGGAGACCCGGATCGACGCTCCTGCCGGGGAGGCTGGTGAGCTGTTGGTGCGAGGCGACTACGTGATGCTCGGCTACCTCGACGACCCCGCCGCCACGGCCGAGGCGATCGACGCGGACGGCTGGCTGCACACCGGCGACGTCGGCGTGCTCGACGACGAGGGCAACCTTCGGATCACCGACCGGCTCAAGGACATGTACATCTCCGGCGGCTTCAACGTCTATCCCGCCGAGGTCGAGCAGGCGCTGATGCGGATGGACGGCATCCAGGACGTCGCCGTCGTAGGCGTGCCCGACGAGCGGATGGGCGAGGTCGGCAAGGCGTACGTCGTCGGTACGGCGAGCGCCGACGAGGTGATCGCCTTCGCCAGGCAGCGCCTCGCCAACTTCAAGGTGCCGCGACTCGTGGAGACGGTCGAGGCGCTCCCCCGCAACCTGTCCGGCAAGGTCTTGAAGAACGAGCTGAGGAAGTAAGTGGATCTCGAGCTGAGCGAGTCGGAGCTGGCCTTCCAGGCCGAGGCCCGCGCGTGGCTGGCGGCGAACGTGCCGGCCGAGCCGTTGCCGTCGATGGACACGGCCGAGGGCTGGGCCCTCCACCAGGAGTGGGAGGCGCGACTGGCCGCCGACCGCTGGTCGGTCGTCTCGTGGCCGCGGGACTACCACGGCCGCGATGCGTCACTGATCGAGTGGGTGATCTTCGAGGAGGAGTACTACCGCGCGGGCGCGCCCGGACGGGTCTCCCAGAACGGCATCTTCCTGCTCGCGCCGATCATCTTCGAGCACGGGACCAAGGACCAGCAGGACCGCTTCCTGCCGACGATGGCCACCGGCGAGGAGATCTGGGCCCAGTGCTGGTCCGAGCCCGAGGCCGGCTCCGACCTCGCCTCGCTCAATTCGACCGCCCGCCGCGACGACGGGCGGGGAGGGTGGGTCCTCAACGGTCAGAAGACCTGGTCGTCGCGGGCGACGTACGCCACCTGGGGCTTCGGGCTGTTCCGGTCCGACCCGGAGGCCGCGCGGCACCACGGGCTGACGTACTTCCTCTTCCCCCTCGACGCCGACGGCGTCACGGTGAGGCCGATCGCCCAGCTCGACGGCGAGGCCGGCTTCGCCGAGGTGTTCTTCGACGACGTCTTCGTGCCGGACGCCGACGTCCTCGGCGCGCCGGGCGACGGCTGGCGGGTGGCCATGAGCACCGCCGGCAACGAGCGGGGGCTCTCCCTCCGCTCCCCCGGCCGGTTCTGCGCGGCCGCCGACCGGCTGGTCGACCTGTACCGCTCGTCGGCGGTTGAGGTGCGAGGCGCCCCAGCGCCGAGCCTCGAAACCTCCGACGTCGGGAAGAACGTGGTCGACGCCTGGCTCAAGGCCGAGGCCTACCGCCTCTACACGTGGGGCACGGTCACGCGGCTCGCCGACGGCGGTGAGATGGGCGCGGCCGGGTCGGTCAACAAGGTGTGGTGGAGCGAGCTCGACATCGCGCTCCACGAGACCGCGCTCGACCTGCTCGGTACCGACGCGGAGCTGGACTCCACCTGGCTGGACGGCTACACGTTCGCGCTCTCGGGCCCGATCTACGCCGGCACCAACGAGATCCAGCGCAACATCATCGCCGAGCGGATCCTCGGCCTGCCCCGCGAACCCAAGGGGGCGCAGCGATGAGGTTCGAGCTCACCGAGGAGCAGCGCGCGTTCGGCGACGCCCTCGAGCGCCTGCTGTCGGGCGCGGACACAGCCGCCGTCGCGCGCGCCTGGGCGGACGGTGACCACGAGCCCGGCCTGAAGCTGTGGGCGCGGCTCGCCGAGCAGGGCGTGACCGTGCTCGCGACCGACGCCTCACCGGTCGAGGTCGTGATCGCGTTCGAGGCACTCGGGCGGTACGCCGTACCCGGCCCGTGGGTCGAGTCCGCCGCCTACCTCCCCATCGCGCTCGGCCGGGAGGTCGAGGGCGTCGCCACCGTGGCGGCGCCCCCGCACGCACCGTTCGCCCTCGACGCCGATGTCGCCGATGCCGTCTACCTCGCGGGTCCGAACGGGCTCACCGAGGTGACACCCGGCGACCGGCACGGATCGGTCGACCGGACGCGCCACCTGTTCGAGGTCGCCGCCTCCGACCCGGCGCCCGAGGACGCGGCCTTCGACCTCTCGGCCCTCGCCACCGCGGCCCAGCTGCTCGGCCTCGGCGAGCGGGTCCTCGCGGACACGGTGGCCTACGCGAAGCAGCGGCGGCAGTTCGGGCGCGAGATCGGCTCCTACCAGGCGATCAAGCACCAGCTGGCCGACGTGCGGATCGCGCTCGACTTCGCCCGCCCGCTCGTCCACGGCGCCGCCGTGTCGTTGGCCGAGCCTGTCGAGACGGCGCCGCGAGCCGTGTCGGCCGCGAAGGTGATGTGCGGGGACGCGGCGTACCTCGCCGCTCGCACCGGCCTGCAGGTGCACGGCGCGATCGGCTACACCCAGGAGTTCGACCTCAGCATCTGGATCACCAAGATCCGGGCGCTGGTGACGGCCTGGGGCACGCCTACGTTCCACCGGGGCCGGATCCTCGCCTCGCTGACGGCGCAGACAGGGGGCTGAGATGGAGTTCGCGCTCAGTGAGGAGCAGGGCGAGCTGGCCGCCACCGTCCGGGCGGTGCTGACCAAGCAGGCCGACCCGGCCGCCGTCCGCTCCGCCATCGCGGCCGAGGAGGGCTACGACCCGGCGCTGTGGTCGACGCTCTGCGAGCAGGTCGGCGTCGCCGCGCTCGCGATCCCGGAGGAGTACGACGGCGCCGGGGCGACCTTCTTTGAGACCGCGATCGTGCTCGAGGAGCTCGGGCGCTCCCTCGCGCCCACTCCTCTGCTCGCTTCGGCGATCGCGGCGGAGGCACTGCTTGCCGGTGGCACCGAGGAGGCCAAGGCGCGGCTGCTCCCCCGCATCGCCGCTGGCGAGATCGCCACAATCGCCGTCGGCGACGGCCCGGTGCTCGACGGGGACAGAGCCGTGATCGTGCTCGCGC includes these proteins:
- a CDS encoding acyl-CoA dehydrogenase family protein encodes the protein MDLELSESELAFQAEARAWLAANVPAEPLPSMDTAEGWALHQEWEARLAADRWSVVSWPRDYHGRDASLIEWVIFEEEYYRAGAPGRVSQNGIFLLAPIIFEHGTKDQQDRFLPTMATGEEIWAQCWSEPEAGSDLASLNSTARRDDGRGGWVLNGQKTWSSRATYATWGFGLFRSDPEAARHHGLTYFLFPLDADGVTVRPIAQLDGEAGFAEVFFDDVFVPDADVLGAPGDGWRVAMSTAGNERGLSLRSPGRFCAAADRLVDLYRSSAVEVRGAPAPSLETSDVGKNVVDAWLKAEAYRLYTWGTVTRLADGGEMGAAGSVNKVWWSELDIALHETALDLLGTDAELDSTWLDGYTFALSGPIYAGTNEIQRNIIAERILGLPREPKGAQR
- a CDS encoding acyl-CoA dehydrogenase family protein → MRFELTEEQRAFGDALERLLSGADTAAVARAWADGDHEPGLKLWARLAEQGVTVLATDASPVEVVIAFEALGRYAVPGPWVESAAYLPIALGREVEGVATVAAPPHAPFALDADVADAVYLAGPNGLTEVTPGDRHGSVDRTRHLFEVAASDPAPEDAAFDLSALATAAQLLGLGERVLADTVAYAKQRRQFGREIGSYQAIKHQLADVRIALDFARPLVHGAAVSLAEPVETAPRAVSAAKVMCGDAAYLAARTGLQVHGAIGYTQEFDLSIWITKIRALVTAWGTPTFHRGRILASLTAQTGG